Genomic DNA from Lottiidibacillus patelloidae:
GTTCACTTTTATTTCCCTTATTTTTAGAGTAAGCATCATGCCCGGTAATCACTAAAATATCTGGTTTAACTTTTTCTAACAGCTCTTTAACTTTAAAAGGCATTTCACTTTCTTGCATATGAATACCTTGTACAGGAATACCTAACTTCTTATAAAGAGCTAAGCATTTATTTAAGTAAATAGGATCTCCATCAATATGAAGAACACGACCTGGTATTTCAAAAAATAATTTCTTCGTGCCATATCCGGAAGTCGCATTATACTCCGAACGTTGCTTTAATAAGTGATAATCTTGCCTAAATAAACGGTATGATGTATCTTCTTTTTCTTTTGTTTGGCTACGTTTTGCTTTTTTTTCACTAATATTGACTACTACTATGTCATCAATCGGTGCATCAGCAACTAAACGATAATCTTCTCCATATAACTCTACAGTATTATCTTCTTTAACAGTGACGACCCGAAATAGCATGTCACAATCGTATGAACGTCTTCCGACGATATCTCCCACTTTAATATTCATAATCAATCCTCCTAAGAGAGACCGTTTAACGAGTAACGAGTACATCTCTTTTTAGATTATGAAACGGGAAAGTAATTAGTGATTATTCTTTTAATAAATGATGTAATTCATCGCTTAGTTTTGCAAATTCCTCAATTGATAAAGTTTCGCCACGTCGTTTAGGATCAATTCCTGAAGCATTTAAAGCTTGTTCCACTTTATCTTTCTCATCTTTCCCGAAGAAACTTTTTAAATTATTAATAATTGTTTTTCTTCGTTGAGCAAAACTAGCTCGGACAACTTCAAACATAAATTCTTCGTCTTTTACAATTGCCAGTGGTTCCGTTCTTTTCGTAATTTTTATTACTGCAGAGTCAACGTTAGGCTTTGGTATAAAAACGGTGTGAGGAACAGTCATTACCGTTTCCGCTTCAGCAAAGAATTGGATAGCTATACTTAATGACCCGTACTCTTTTGTACTTGGTTTGGCCGCAATTCGGTCCGCTACTTCTTTTTGAATCATAATAACGATACCTCTGATCGGTAAATTATCGTTTAGTAATTTTAATATGATTGGAGTCGTTACATAGTATGGTAAGTTTGCTACAACCATGATATCTTGTCCATCTGAGAAGTTCTCTTCTATGACAGCGTGAATGTCCGCTTCAAGAACATCTTGATTAATGACTTTTGCATTTTCATAAGGCTCTAATGTTTCCTCTAAAATAGGAATTAATCGTTGGTCAATCTCAAAAGCAACAACGTTTTTTGCTTTTTTAGCTAATCGCTCTGTCAGTGAACCTATACCAGGTCCAATTTCAATAACACCGCTATCTGGCGATAAATCCGCTGCGGAAACAATATTATTTAATATATTTTGATCAATTAAAAAATTTTGTCCTAAGCTCTTTTTAAATGAAAAGTTATGTTTCGCAATTATCTCTTTCGTTCGTTGTGGAGCTGAAATATCTTTATTCATCTTCTTCCTCCTGTAACACTTTAGTCATAGCATCTGCAAATAACTCATTACTAATTTGGAACATCTGCAATCTTTTATGAAGCTGTTTTCCGTTTGTATAACCTATTTTCAGTATGCCACCTAATTTTTCTCGTCTTTTTTTCGCTTTATTACCTGCAATTAAACCAAAGTAGATGAGATCTTGGTACGTTATTTCTTCTACCGTTTCGATAAACTCTTGCATCGCGTTCTGTAATGCTTTTTTTATTATTTCAGGAGAAGCATGTTCAACTCCAATCCCCTTCCCACTTTTAGGTCTTGCATCTTTCTTTTCTATAAATGCATGCTTACAACCAGGTACTTGTTCTCTAATTTGCTGACGAATTTTTTGGCCAGGATAGTCTGGGTCTGTAAAAACTATGACACCTCTTATCTCTTGCGCATGCCTTATTTGCTCAATTGTGCTTGGCGATAGTGCTGAACCATTTGTTTCAATTGTATCGGCATTAACTGCTCGCTTAATTGCAACTGTATCATCTCGTCCTTCTACGACGATAATTTCTTTTATTTTCATTATTACACCAACTTCTCAAATGTTCATTGCTATATTATAACAGAAAAGCTGAAACTTCCGGTAAGCGACGTATCGACGTATAAACTGGAGCACTTTGAACCAAAATAAAACACACAGAGGCAAGGGAAAAAGATACAACGTTAAATAAAAAAACAGCAGATGTACATCTGCTGTTAGAAAAATTAATTTAATATAGTTATTTTTACTTTCTTACGCCCAAACTTTCTAGCTTCATCTTTTGTCTTTACATAAATATCAATCTTATAGCCTTTGATCGCACCACCAGTATCTCCAGCGATGGCATACCCATAACCTTCAACAAAAACTCTAGTTCCCAATGGTATAACTCGTGGATCTACTGCAATAACTTTCATATCAGGATTCTCTAATAAATTTATTCCTGTTGCAGTTATTCCAGTACAACCACTATCACATAATGCTGTATACGCTGTTGCAACTACTTCAAATGTCTCACCAGCTGGCATTTGTTTATACGTTTGAACTACTTTTGGTTTAGTACCGACTGCTATTACATGCTTAACTGGCTCTTTTGTAACCTCTTCTTCAACTAAAACTCTAGCAACTTTCTCGCCATTCACATACGTTACTTCAAATTGCTTTACTTTAGTACCTACTTTTCCATTTTGAATAATTTTTTTCTTCCCACTCGTAAGCGTTGCATCTTTTTTGTTTTCAACCGTATAATCAATTTCTTCTTCTACGGTTACAATTTCTTTATCGATACGAGTAATAGTAATTTTTTGTCCATGGACAAGCGGCTTCTCGAGCTTAGGCTCAACTTTATCCCATTCACCTAACGTAATGTCTTGTGTTTTTAATAGGTCAGCAACTGTTGTTACTGTAGACCATACTTCCATTTTCTCTTTACCATCTGTCAATTCCACCATAACTGCCTGTTCATACGTCACTTCCATATGTGCAGTAACTGGTTCATCTTTGGCATGCGATAATTTGTCATGCTCTGAGACGGTAATTCCTTGTTCTATTAATACTTCTTCTACGGTTATAGCATCTGAAAGAACTGCTCTCTTTTCACCGTTAACAGTGATCGTTAATGGTGTTTGTTGTAAATCGAAAAATAACAAACTACTTAAAATAATCATGATTACGCCACTTGCAATAATTGCTACAGTTTTTTTCTTCTGTAATCGTTTCATGGTGTGACCCCCTTTATTTTTAGGAGCTTTCAGATGTTTAAACCAAAATCATCTTATGAAACTGAAAATTTATTTAGAACTAATTAAAGTTGAAATAGTCTTTTCGCATTAGCTGTAGTGTGCTCAGCTAGCTCATCATAGCTAATTTCTTTTAGAAGTGCGATTTGTTCTGCAATATACTTAACATAAGATGGCTCATTTCTTTTTCCTCGATACGGATGAGGACTTAAATAAGGACAATCTGTCTCTATTAATATTTTTTCTAACGGAATTTTCTTCGCTACTTCTTTTGGTTGTTTCGCATTTTTAAATGTTACCGGTCCTCCAAAAGAAATATAGAAGTTCATTTTCATACATTGTTCGGCAGTTTCTAAACTCCCGCTATAACAATGCATAATCCCACCAACTTCGGCAGCATTTTCTTCTTCTAAAATGGTAACAACATCATTTGTAGCATCGCGATTATGAATAATAATCGGTAAATTTACCTTTTTAGCAAGCTGAATTTGCTTTCTAAATACTTCTTTCTGAACTTCCTTCGGAGACTTGTCCCAATGATAGTCAAGTCCCATCTCTCCAATTGCTACTACTTTTGGATGCGCTGCTAATAATTCTATCCGTTTTAAATCTTCTTCAGTCATATCAATAGCATCAACTGGATGCCAACCAACTGCAGCATATATAAAAGGGTACTTTTCTGCAAGTTCCATAGCTCCATCAATTGTTTCATTATCAAAACCAACAACTACTATATTTTCTACACCTTCATCTAATGCTCGCTGTATGACTTGTTCGCGATCTTCTTCAAATTGCAAAGCATTAATGTGTGCATGTGTATCAAATAACATCTTATCTCCTCTTTCTGATGCAAAATTATTGTACCACGAATTTGACTCTTTTTACGTTTCATTTATATTACAATATGTTACAAAAAAACTGAAATTTCTATTATTAATTTTAAATTTAATATTTTTTTCAGTATAAGAAAGAGGCCATTCAAACAATTGTTTGCTGACCTCTTACTTCTATTATTTAACTAAGGAACCATTAGGAAGATCTTCTGCAATTGTTGCTACAGATAATACATCTCCTTCAGATCCAGCTAACACCATTCCTTCTGAAAGTTCACCACGGAGTTTAACAGGCTTTAAATTCGTAACACAGATCACTTTCTTTCCAACTAAGTCTTCAGGCGCATAGTGTTTAGCAATTCCCGAAACAACTTGACGCTTTTCAAAACCTAAATCTAGTTGAAGTTTTAACAGTTTATCTGCTTTTTTTATCTTTTCCGCTCCAATTACTTCTGCAACTCGCATTTCAATCTTCATAAAGTCATCAAAAGAAATTTCATCTTTTAATGTAACTTCTTTTTGCTCTTGTTTAGGCTCTTCTTTCGGTAAACTTGAAGTCATGTCACTTTTAATGTTTTCGATTTCCACTTCTGCTTCTAAACGAGGGAAAATTGGTTCACCTTTTTTCACGACTTCTTTTCCACCAGCTAAGCCTAATGTTTTCATGCTATCCCACGATGTTTCTTTGGCTTCATTTACTCCTAATTGTTCTCTCATCTTTTTAGGTGCCGATGTCATAAATGGCTCAATTAAAATTGAAATGATTCTTAATGTTTCTGCTAAATGAGTCATGACAGCCGCTAGTTTTTCACGTTCATTTTCATCTTTTGCCAATACCCAAGGAGTCGTCTCATCGATATATTTATTTGATCGACTTACAAGCTTCCAAATCTCTGTTAAAGCAACTGAAAACTCTAGACTTTCCATTGCTTGTTCAACATTAGTGATTGTATCGTTTGTAAAGGTAACTAGTTCCGTATCGAAATCAGTTTTGGCACCATTGTATTCAGGTACTTCGCCCTCAAAGTACTTATTAACCATGGCAATTGTTCGATTTAATAAGTTTCCTAAGTCATTTGCTAAATCATAATTTAGTCGTTCAATAAATCCTTCCGGTGTAAATACTCCGTCAGATCCAAATGGTACTTCACGTAACAAGTAATAACGAAGTGCGTCTAACCCGTAGCGATCCATTAATGAAACTGGATCAATTACATTACCTTTTGATTTAGACATTTTACCATCTTTCATTAAGAACCAGCCGTGAGCAAATACTTGCTTTGGGAGAGGTAAATCAAGTGCCATTAACATAATTGGCCAATATATCGTGTGGAAACGAGCAATATCTTTCCCAACTAAATGAACATTTGCAGGCCAAAACTTGTTATATTTTTCTTCGTTAACTGAACCATAACCTAGTGCTGTAATATAATTTGAAAGTGCATCAATCCAAACATAAATAACATGTTTTGGATCCTTTGTCACTTTAACTCCCCAGTCAAATGTTGTTCTTGAAACGGCTAAGTCTTCTAATCCAGGTTTAATGAAATTGTTTATCATTTCATTCTTCACAGAAACTGGCTTAATAAAATTAGGGTTTTCTTCATAATAAGCTAATAATCGATCAGCATATTTACTCATCTTAAAGAAATATGATTGTTCTTTAACCTTCTCTACTTCTCGGTTACAATCTGGGCAATTTCCATTCTCTAATTGGCGATCTGTAAAGAAAGATTCGCACGGTGTACAGTACCATCCTTCATATTCCCCTAAGTAAATGTCTCCCTGTTCTAGAAGTCGATCAAAAAGCTTTTCTACTACTTTTTTATGACGATCTTCCGTAGTTCGAATAAAATCATCATAAGAAATATCAAGTTTCTCCCATAAATCTTTAATACCTGCTACAATTTCATCTACATAAGCAATCGGAGTAATACCTTTTTCTTCAGCTTTACGTTGAATTTTTTGCCCGTGCTCATCCGTTCCTGTTAAATACATTACATCAAAACCACGTAAACGTTTATATCTTGCCATTGCATCTCCAGCAACTGTAGTGTAAGCATGACCAATATGTAAGTTCCCGCTTGGATAATAAATTGGTGTTGTTATATAGAATGCGTTTTCTTGTGCCATTGTACTTCCTCCTATTCGACCTTAACTCTTTCAACAAAATATACCTAATAATCCAAACTTATGTCAAGAAATGGCTAGTTTTAAAACGTGTTTCAATAGATGGATCAATGGGTAAACACTATATATCTATTAAAAAGAAAAGGAGTTTCAATATAATGGGTAATTAGTAGTTTTCTTATTTAAAATTATTGACGGGTTTGGGAATGAATGGTATTATAAGTTTATGAAATTTGTCGAATAATGACGTATTTTGAGAGATAAAGAAAAATAACATAGAATTATGTAAAATTAGGGGGAAAATTAGTATGAAATCTACAGGTATCGTACGTAAAGTTGATGAATTAGGGAGAGTAGTAATTCCAATTGAATTACGCCGTACGTTAGGAATTGCTGAAAAAGATGCATTAGAAATCTACGTTGATAACGATCGCATCATCTTAAAAAAGTACAAGCCTAGCATGACTTGTCAAATTACTGGTGAAGTATCAGATACAAACTTAACAATTGGTAATGGTAAAATTGTTTTAAGTCGTGAAGGTGCAGAACTAGTATTAAAAGAATTACAAGACGGTTTACAAGTAGCTAAATAATATGTACGTTCAACTCTACTCTCGCTGAGTAGAGTTTTTTTGTTTACTCTTATAAATAATATTGAAATGGAAAAGATAAAATTACGACCTTTCATGAAAGGAGTTATTATATGATGAGTAATGATAATGAGAGTTACATTCCCCTTACTTCCGCTGAAATGAGCAGTATCCACAAGCAATTGATCACGAAGATATTATTGAGAAGCAAAAATAAAAAAGGAACTGCCAGAAGAACAAGTAACTTCTGACGTTCCTATTTTATTGATGATATTCTTGGTATATCTCACGCTTTTGTACATTACGGTCAAGAGATACTTGCTTAATCGATTCTTTACTTGAAAACTGTTTGTTGTCTATATAGTAATTAACATGTTCAACAACAGATAGATTTTGCCACCAGTTCTCTACCAAAGAAGATTCTGGTTCATCTTCACTTGATCCTTCTACAATAAGACAATATTCTCCGCGTGCATCTACTTCTTCTGCATAAGAAACAAATTCACTTATTGTTCCACGAACGAATTCCTCAAACTTTTTTGTCAACTCTCTAGTTACTGAAATTCTACGATTCCCGAAGATGTCATTCATCAATTTAACCGTTTCTTTTAAACGGTGTGGAGATTCGTAAAAGATGATTGTATCTTTTCTATATTTTAGTTGTTCGAGCTCTTTTTTCTTTTCCTTTTTACCTCGTGATAAGAAACCATAAAAGTAAAAATGATCTGTAGGGAGGCCAGAAGCTACTAACGACGTTAAAGCAGCATTAGCACCAGGTAGTGGAACTACCCCTATCTCTTTATCAATACAAAGTCTAACTAACTCTTCACCTGGGTCGGATATACAAGGCATTCCTGCATCGCTTACTAATGCAACAACCTTTCCTTCTTCCATTTGCATAATTAGCTTTTGACCACTCTCTAATTTATTATGCTCATGGTAACTTACTAATTTTGTTTCAATTTCAAAGTAATTACATAGTTTTTTTGTTTGTCTCGTAT
This window encodes:
- the metG gene encoding methionine--tRNA ligase, yielding MAQENAFYITTPIYYPSGNLHIGHAYTTVAGDAMARYKRLRGFDVMYLTGTDEHGQKIQRKAEEKGITPIAYVDEIVAGIKDLWEKLDISYDDFIRTTEDRHKKVVEKLFDRLLEQGDIYLGEYEGWYCTPCESFFTDRQLENGNCPDCNREVEKVKEQSYFFKMSKYADRLLAYYEENPNFIKPVSVKNEMINNFIKPGLEDLAVSRTTFDWGVKVTKDPKHVIYVWIDALSNYITALGYGSVNEEKYNKFWPANVHLVGKDIARFHTIYWPIMLMALDLPLPKQVFAHGWFLMKDGKMSKSKGNVIDPVSLMDRYGLDALRYYLLREVPFGSDGVFTPEGFIERLNYDLANDLGNLLNRTIAMVNKYFEGEVPEYNGAKTDFDTELVTFTNDTITNVEQAMESLEFSVALTEIWKLVSRSNKYIDETTPWVLAKDENEREKLAAVMTHLAETLRIISILIEPFMTSAPKKMREQLGVNEAKETSWDSMKTLGLAGGKEVVKKGEPIFPRLEAEVEIENIKSDMTSSLPKEEPKQEQKEVTLKDEISFDDFMKIEMRVAEVIGAEKIKKADKLLKLQLDLGFEKRQVVSGIAKHYAPEDLVGKKVICVTNLKPVKLRGELSEGMVLAGSEGDVLSVATIAEDLPNGSLVK
- a CDS encoding AbrB/MazE/SpoVT family DNA-binding domain-containing protein, which translates into the protein MKSTGIVRKVDELGRVVIPIELRRTLGIAEKDALEIYVDNDRIILKKYKPSMTCQITGEVSDTNLTIGNGKIVLSREGAELVLKELQDGLQVAK
- the rsmA gene encoding 16S rRNA (adenine(1518)-N(6)/adenine(1519)-N(6))-dimethyltransferase RsmA, whose product is MNKDISAPQRTKEIIAKHNFSFKKSLGQNFLIDQNILNNIVSAADLSPDSGVIEIGPGIGSLTERLAKKAKNVVAFEIDQRLIPILEETLEPYENAKVINQDVLEADIHAVIEENFSDGQDIMVVANLPYYVTTPIILKLLNDNLPIRGIVIMIQKEVADRIAAKPSTKEYGSLSIAIQFFAEAETVMTVPHTVFIPKPNVDSAVIKITKRTEPLAIVKDEEFMFEVVRASFAQRRKTIINNLKSFFGKDEKDKVEQALNASGIDPKRRGETLSIEEFAKLSDELHHLLKE
- a CDS encoding G5 and 3D domain-containing protein is translated as MKRLQKKKTVAIIASGVIMIILSSLLFFDLQQTPLTITVNGEKRAVLSDAITVEEVLIEQGITVSEHDKLSHAKDEPVTAHMEVTYEQAVMVELTDGKEKMEVWSTVTTVADLLKTQDITLGEWDKVEPKLEKPLVHGQKITITRIDKEIVTVEEEIDYTVENKKDATLTSGKKKIIQNGKVGTKVKQFEVTYVNGEKVARVLVEEEVTKEPVKHVIAVGTKPKVVQTYKQMPAGETFEVVATAYTALCDSGCTGITATGINLLENPDMKVIAVDPRVIPLGTRVFVEGYGYAIAGDTGGAIKGYKIDIYVKTKDEARKFGRKKVKITILN
- the rsmI gene encoding 16S rRNA (cytidine(1402)-2'-O)-methyltransferase, encoding MQKLWIQKSFHKESNKGRLILVPTPIGNLEDMTFRAINELKNADVIAAEDTRQTKKLCNYFEIETKLVSYHEHNKLESGQKLIMQMEEGKVVALVSDAGMPCISDPGEELVRLCIDKEIGVVPLPGANAALTSLVASGLPTDHFYFYGFLSRGKKEKKKELEQLKYRKDTIIFYESPHRLKETVKLMNDIFGNRRISVTRELTKKFEEFVRGTISEFVSYAEEVDARGEYCLIVEGSSEDEPESSLVENWWQNLSVVEHVNYYIDNKQFSSKESIKQVSLDRNVQKREIYQEYHQ
- a CDS encoding TatD family hydrolase, translating into MLFDTHAHINALQFEEDREQVIQRALDEGVENIVVVGFDNETIDGAMELAEKYPFIYAAVGWHPVDAIDMTEEDLKRIELLAAHPKVVAIGEMGLDYHWDKSPKEVQKEVFRKQIQLAKKVNLPIIIHNRDATNDVVTILEEENAAEVGGIMHCYSGSLETAEQCMKMNFYISFGGPVTFKNAKQPKEVAKKIPLEKILIETDCPYLSPHPYRGKRNEPSYVKYIAEQIALLKEISYDELAEHTTANAKRLFQL
- the yabG gene encoding sporulation peptidase YabG, with amino-acid sequence MNIKVGDIVGRRSYDCDMLFRVVTVKEDNTVELYGEDYRLVADAPIDDIVVVNISEKKAKRSQTKEKEDTSYRLFRQDYHLLKQRSEYNATSGYGTKKLFFEIPGRVLHIDGDPIYLNKCLALYKKLGIPVQGIHMQESEMPFKVKELLEKVKPDILVITGHDAYSKNKGNKSELKAYRHSQFFADSVRKARQYQPQLDQLVIFAGACQSHFESLIRAGANFASSPGRINIHALDPVYIVAKISYTSFMERINVWDVLRNTLTGDEGLGGIETRGILRTGMPYKENNDE
- the rnmV gene encoding ribonuclease M5 → MKIKEIIVVEGRDDTVAIKRAVNADTIETNGSALSPSTIEQIRHAQEIRGVIVFTDPDYPGQKIRQQIREQVPGCKHAFIEKKDARPKSGKGIGVEHASPEIIKKALQNAMQEFIETVEEITYQDLIYFGLIAGNKAKKRREKLGGILKIGYTNGKQLHKRLQMFQISNELFADAMTKVLQEEEDE